A window of Echeneis naucrates chromosome 13, fEcheNa1.1, whole genome shotgun sequence contains these coding sequences:
- the pld3 gene encoding phospholipase D3 — protein MTVKMDLTYNKLVDVEQRRQDNRKSQLYSRCAIALAGVAAVLLAAMAIHNLLSLRLSSPTPDKAFCRILPHAPSCYDPCKIVLVESMPEGLEFNSSTTHPSIFQAWLNLMNDAHSSLDIASFYWTLTNKDTHTYEPTASQGETILKKLAEVSGRLSVRIAVNAPQESQPQHDLRLLNDSGADIRTVNMKELTSGVLHTKFWIVDKKHIYIGSANMDWRSLTQVKELGAVIYNCSCLATDLGKIFEAYWLLAESTTIPSPWPSSFSTLYNKDTPMQLQLNNTPANVYLSSSPPSFCAAGRTPDLQSILSVIEDARSFIYIAVMNYLPTMEFSHPKRYWADIDTQLRKAAYERRIVVRLLISCWASTQPVMIPFLKSLASVYDPKSKLDIQVRLFVVPATPKQKEIPFARVNHNKYMVTDKIAYIGTSNWSGDYFVNTAGSALVVNQTSSKSEELTVQSQLQAVFERDWNSDYSTPLTQHSNLKHYC, from the exons ATGACTGTAAAGATGGACCTCACTTACAACAAG CTGGTGGATGTGGAGCAGAGGAGACAAGACAACAGAAAATCACAGCTG TATTCCAGGTGTGCAATAGCTCTGGCTGGTGTAGCTGCCGTGTTGTTGGCTGCCATGGCTATCCATAACCTCCTGAGTCTGAGGCTTTCCTctcccactcctgacaaagccTTCTGCCGCATTCTGCCCCATGCCCCGTCCTGCTATGATCCTTGCAA GATTGTTCTGGTGGAGAGCATGCCTGAAGGACTGGAGTTTAATTCCAGCACCACTCACCCCTCCATCTTCCAGGCTTGGCTCAATCTGATGAACGACGCTCACAGCAGTCTTGACATTGCTTCCTTCTATTGGACACTCACTAACAAAGACACCCACACTTATGAGCCGACAGCCAGTCAG GGTGAAACTATTCTGAAGAAACTAGCTGAGGTTTCAGGGAGGTTGTCTGTTCGCATTGCAGTCAATGCACCACAGGAGAGTCAGCCTCAGCACGACCTAAGGCTGCTCAATGACTCAG gaGCTGATATAAGGACTGTTAATATGAAAGAGCTCACCTCAGGGGTCCTTCACACCAAGTTCTGGATTGTCGACAAGAAGCACATTTATATTGGCAGCGCCAATATGGACTGGAGGTCCctcacacag gtgaAGGAGCTGGGTGCGGTGATCTATAACTGCAGCTGTTTGGCGACAGACCTTGGTAAGATCTTTGAGGCCTATTGGCTGCTGGCAGAGAGCACAACGATTCCATCACCTTGGCCCTCCAGCTTCTCCACACTCTACAACAAGGACACGCCAATGCAGCTGCAACTCAACAACACACCAGCCAATGTTTATCTGTCG AGTTCCCCTCCATCTTTCTGTGCAGCCGGAAGGACTCCAGACCTTCAGTCCATCCTCAGTGTGATCGAGGATGCCCGGAGCTTCATCTACATAGCTGTGATGAACTACCTGCCCACCATGGAGTTTTCACATCCTAAAAG GTATTGGGCTGACATCGACACCCAGCTGAGGAAAGCGGCATATGAGAGGCGGATCGTGGTGCGGCTGCTGATCAGCTGCTGGGCTAGCACTCAGCCAGTCATGATTCCCTTTCTAAAGTCTCTGGCCTCAGTATATGACCCTAAAAGCAAACTAGACATTCAGGTG AGGCTGTTTGTGGTGCCTGCCACCCCCAAGCAGAAGGAGATTCCCTTTGCCAGAGTCAACCATAACAAGTACATGGTGACTGACAAGATTGCATACATAG GCACATCTAACTGGTCAGGTGACTACTTTGTGAACACAGCTGGCTCAGCGTTGGTTGTCAACCAGACTTCATCAAAGTCAGAGGAGCTAACTGTCCAATcacagctgcaggctgtgttTGAGAGGGACTGGAACTCTGACTACAGCACTCCTCTCACCCAGCACTCAAACCTCAAACACTATTGTTAG